From a single Phragmites australis chromosome 7, lpPhrAust1.1, whole genome shotgun sequence genomic region:
- the LOC133925479 gene encoding uncharacterized protein LOC133925479 yields the protein MEKYFVGFTVKSLSRNDNNEADELAKAASQNMPMPPDVLYQKLSKSACDDNSSQIQIVASVENEDWRFPIMAYLRGQSSIEDHVEEKRMAQRNIVCRFRVPSEVTVDNGTQFDSAGFKEFCNSLGIKLMFASVYHPQSNGAVERANGIIFAGVAKRLQGLPKGKWVEELPKVLWSLRTTVARPTGYTPFRLLFGKEAMTPEELKAKSFRVGNNAEQCDELSSKDALEEVRLQAAKNLATYQEETRKWRDKNVSENAFAPGDLTTFASSMLENRQHKFETPM from the exons ATGGAAAAGTACTTCGTCGGATTCACGGTGAAGAGtttatcaagaaatgataacaacgaagcagatgagctagcgaaAGCAGCTTCGCAAAACATGCCCATGCCTCCAGATGTCTTATATCAGAAACTAAGTAAATCGGCCTGCGATGACAATTCCAGCCAGATACAAATAGTCGCATCGGTTGAAAACGAGGACTGGCGTTTCCCGATAATGGCATATCTGCGGGGTCAAAGCAGTATCGAAGATCACGTTGAAGAAAAGCGCATGGCTCAAAGA aacaTCGTGTGCCGCTTCAGGGTTCCAAGCGAAGTGACTGTGGACAACGGTACTCAGTTCGATAGCGCTGGATTTAAAGAATTCTGTAATAGCCTGGGCATAAAGTTAATGTTTGCATCAGTCTACCACCCGCAATCCAAtggcgcagttgagagagcaaatggtATCATCTTCGCAGGAGTCgcgaagcgtcttcaaggaTTGCCGAAAGGAAAGTGGGTTGAAGAACTACCCAAGGtgttatggtcattaagaacaacggtcgCAAGACCAACAGGCTACACGCCGTTCCGCCTACTATTTGGCAAAGAAGCCATGACCCCCGAAGAATTGAAAGCtaaatcattcagggtcgggaaTAACGCAGAGCAATGTGATGAACTTTCGTCAAAAGATGCCCTCGAAGAAGTAAGGTTGCAAGCCGCCAAAAACCTGGCTACTTACCaagaagagacaagaaaatggagagacaagaacGTATCTGAAAATGCCTTCGCACCAGGAGATTTG acaaccttcgcaagttctatgcTTGAAAATCGGCAGCATAAGTtcgagactccaatgtaa